A window from Flavobacterium gyeonganense encodes these proteins:
- a CDS encoding DUF6265 family protein gives MFQKITLSVLIIAFVSCQKKETVEKDKIKKADWLIGNWENTSPDGVLTENWEKVNDSTFSATSYFIKGKDTLHFESIILAQLGETLTYKATVKGQNEDKPVSFPSTLESDKQLVFENPKHDYPQKITYTKGANNILTAEISGKLQGKLTTERFILKKK, from the coding sequence ATGTTTCAGAAAATTACTCTTTCAGTTCTTATAATAGCTTTCGTTTCCTGCCAGAAAAAAGAAACCGTTGAAAAAGACAAAATCAAAAAAGCAGACTGGCTAATCGGAAACTGGGAAAATACATCTCCGGATGGGGTTTTGACCGAAAACTGGGAAAAAGTAAACGACAGTACTTTTTCGGCTACTTCTTATTTTATTAAAGGAAAAGATACTTTGCATTTTGAAAGTATTATTCTGGCTCAATTAGGCGAAACACTGACTTACAAAGCAACAGTAAAAGGTCAAAATGAAGACAAACCTGTTTCTTTCCCTTCTACTCTGGAATCAGACAAACAATTGGTTTTCGAAAATCCGAAACACGATTATCCCCAAAAAATTACTTATACAAAAGGTGCTAATAACATTTTGACTGCAGAGATTTCCGGGAAATTGCAAGGAAAATTGACTACGGAGAGGTTTATTTTGAAGAAGAAATAA
- a CDS encoding MFS transporter, translating into MILPFFKNIQYTPRGYRIANTVFFFLSGFGYSSWVSRIPHIQAQLHLSEAQFGAVLFAFPIGLMLTMPFTGKLLNKHSSRYIMLLGAIMFNIVLSLPGLVAFVWQLVIVLLIFGASRNIFNLSINAQSLEVQKLYPKSIITRFHAVWSIAVFSGAGLGYVMVTQHIAPSHHLLGVSVFMLALTACFYPLSIHNEPVPVKKKFFAMPEKNLIKFAVICFVSMACENTMYDWSGIYFENILKTSPKLTSAAFVFFATAVTLGRIFGDYGVTKFGIKKILLYSGILITAGFAICFILPYPYPTIFGYVLIGFGVSCVVPLVFSIAGRSSKLNSGTAITSISTIGYLGFLLVPPMVGFISEYLSMKWAFLIMALLGILMIFMVNKIGENE; encoded by the coding sequence ATGATTTTACCTTTCTTCAAAAACATTCAATATACTCCGCGTGGCTATCGAATAGCCAATACTGTCTTTTTTTTCCTTTCAGGTTTTGGATATTCTTCATGGGTATCCCGAATTCCGCATATTCAGGCACAACTGCATTTATCAGAAGCTCAGTTTGGAGCTGTTTTGTTTGCATTTCCGATTGGTTTAATGCTAACAATGCCTTTTACTGGAAAATTATTAAACAAGCACAGCAGCCGGTATATTATGCTTTTGGGAGCTATCATGTTTAACATTGTATTGTCTTTACCGGGCTTAGTGGCTTTTGTATGGCAATTAGTTATTGTACTTTTAATTTTCGGGGCTTCCCGGAATATTTTTAATTTATCGATTAACGCGCAATCACTTGAGGTGCAGAAATTATATCCAAAATCAATCATCACCCGTTTTCATGCAGTTTGGAGTATTGCCGTTTTTTCTGGAGCAGGCTTAGGGTATGTTATGGTTACACAACACATTGCGCCTTCACATCATTTATTAGGTGTGAGTGTTTTTATGTTGGCGCTTACGGCTTGTTTTTATCCGTTGAGTATTCACAATGAGCCGGTACCTGTTAAGAAGAAGTTCTTTGCAATGCCGGAAAAAAACCTGATAAAATTCGCTGTAATTTGTTTCGTTTCAATGGCTTGTGAAAATACGATGTACGACTGGAGCGGGATTTATTTTGAAAATATATTAAAAACTTCTCCAAAATTAACCAGTGCTGCATTCGTTTTTTTTGCAACAGCGGTGACTTTAGGACGCATATTTGGAGATTATGGTGTAACTAAATTTGGGATTAAAAAAATTCTGCTTTATAGTGGTATATTAATTACGGCTGGTTTTGCCATTTGTTTTATTCTTCCTTACCCTTATCCAACCATCTTTGGTTATGTTTTAATTGGTTTTGGAGTTTCATGTGTAGTTCCTTTAGTATTTAGTATTGCAGGAAGATCATCAAAATTAAACAGTGGTACAGCCATAACATCAATATCTACAATTGGTTATCTTGGCTTTTTACTGGTTCCGCCTATGGTAGGATTTATATCTGAATATTTAAGTATGAAATGGGCGTTTTTAATCATGGCGCTTTTAGGTATTCTGATGATTTTTATGGTCAATAAAATAGGGGAGAATGAGTGA
- a CDS encoding TonB-dependent receptor — MKTLPFVLSIGMLLSAINMFSQQNHGKIKGIITTSDGAAAADVNVILKKTKYGASTNEDGSFEFNRVVANTYTLQVSLTGYETLEQEVYVSENETTKINLQLKVSNKELQEVVISGKKSILSKKTDYVARMPLSNLENPQVYSIIHKELLQEQIAVNIETAIRNSAGAVPVSYPSGGIGIGFRGFAVGVNARNGMETATGRSSIDLSNVERIEVMKGPSGTLFGSSVSSFGGVVNLVTKKPFETTASEVTYTGGSFGLNRLTADVNTPLNKEKTVLFRINIAVNNEKSFLDYGFNKSLAVAPSVTFKANEKLTFNFDAELYNSNNTRRTYNTYEATSGINNPEQLKIDYKKSMFHDDNDAKTSATKVFSQAEYKISENWKSTTIFSFVGEDVERSYQSYANWTSPTNASRRVGLWGPIFNNYTNLQENINGRFSTWVFKHKFLAGINLRKYESNFSGGRTATTYLDNIDVTSNFAPIRRKAVDAVLTLTTSPVGDQKTFSAYVCDVISFTDRLSAMLSLRFDNFNREQAGTATAFHQNALSPKFGLVYEIVNDQVSLFANYMNGFQNYAPVNQPSTNDIFVLDPVYANQYEGGIKAETFNKKLSATASYYNITIDNGTRTLENGDTMQDVKQESKGVDFELIAKPINGLSIIAGYAYNDNRILRATNLTLEGNKSASSPENVVNFWTTYTFQNKFQGLGFGLGANYVDDNYFTVDNTFYMPSYMIYNATVFYDQPNWRVGVKLNNVTNEKYWDIWGASQAPTNLLVNLSLKF; from the coding sequence ATGAAAACTTTACCTTTTGTACTATCAATCGGTATGCTACTTTCAGCAATTAACATGTTTTCACAACAAAACCACGGAAAAATAAAAGGAATCATTACTACCTCAGACGGAGCCGCCGCTGCAGATGTTAACGTCATCCTTAAAAAAACAAAATATGGTGCCTCTACGAATGAAGATGGCAGTTTTGAGTTTAACAGAGTCGTCGCAAATACATACACATTACAAGTTTCACTAACAGGGTATGAAACTTTAGAACAAGAAGTATATGTTTCTGAAAATGAAACAACTAAAATTAATTTACAATTAAAAGTTTCTAATAAGGAATTACAGGAAGTTGTAATAAGTGGTAAAAAAAGCATATTATCAAAAAAAACAGATTACGTTGCCAGAATGCCGCTTTCAAATCTTGAAAACCCTCAGGTGTACAGTATCATTCATAAGGAGCTTTTACAGGAACAAATTGCCGTAAACATTGAAACTGCCATAAGAAACAGTGCTGGCGCTGTACCAGTAAGTTATCCTTCGGGTGGTATTGGTATCGGATTCAGAGGTTTTGCTGTTGGTGTTAACGCAAGAAATGGTATGGAAACCGCTACGGGGCGCTCCTCTATTGATCTTTCAAACGTAGAGAGAATTGAGGTGATGAAAGGACCTTCCGGAACTTTATTCGGTTCATCCGTATCTTCTTTTGGTGGTGTTGTAAACCTGGTAACAAAAAAACCTTTTGAAACTACAGCCAGTGAAGTAACTTATACGGGAGGAAGTTTTGGCCTAAACCGTCTTACAGCCGATGTAAATACGCCCTTAAACAAAGAAAAAACGGTATTATTCAGAATTAACATTGCTGTAAATAACGAAAAAAGCTTTCTCGATTATGGCTTCAACAAATCACTGGCTGTAGCTCCAAGTGTTACTTTCAAGGCAAATGAAAAACTTACATTCAATTTTGATGCAGAATTATATAATTCGAACAATACCCGACGGACGTATAACACTTATGAGGCAACTTCTGGTATAAACAATCCGGAACAACTAAAAATAGATTATAAAAAGTCTATGTTTCATGACGATAACGATGCAAAAACTTCGGCAACAAAAGTTTTTTCTCAGGCAGAATATAAAATTTCTGAAAACTGGAAATCGACTACTATATTCTCTTTCGTAGGTGAAGACGTAGAACGCAGTTATCAGAGTTATGCCAACTGGACTTCTCCGACCAACGCCTCCAGAAGAGTTGGACTTTGGGGACCTATTTTTAATAATTATACCAATTTACAGGAAAATATCAATGGCCGGTTTTCTACCTGGGTATTCAAACACAAATTTCTTGCAGGTATCAATTTAAGAAAATATGAGTCTAACTTTTCAGGAGGAAGAACTGCAACGACCTATCTGGATAACATTGATGTAACTAGCAATTTTGCACCAATCAGAAGAAAAGCGGTAGATGCAGTATTAACGCTGACTACATCTCCGGTTGGTGACCAGAAAACTTTTAGTGCATACGTATGTGATGTAATCAGCTTTACAGACAGATTATCAGCAATGCTGAGTTTACGTTTTGATAATTTTAACCGTGAACAAGCCGGAACTGCAACTGCATTTCACCAAAATGCCCTATCTCCTAAATTCGGATTGGTATATGAAATTGTTAATGATCAGGTTTCACTGTTTGCAAATTACATGAACGGATTCCAGAATTATGCTCCTGTAAATCAGCCTTCAACAAATGATATATTCGTATTGGATCCTGTATATGCAAATCAGTATGAGGGAGGTATAAAGGCAGAAACTTTCAATAAAAAACTGAGTGCTACAGCTAGCTATTATAACATTACAATAGATAATGGCACCAGAACACTTGAAAATGGAGATACAATGCAGGATGTAAAACAAGAAAGCAAAGGAGTAGATTTTGAATTAATCGCCAAACCAATAAACGGATTAAGTATTATTGCAGGATATGCTTATAATGACAATCGTATTCTGAGAGCAACTAACCTTACGCTTGAGGGAAATAAATCTGCAAGCTCTCCTGAAAACGTAGTGAATTTTTGGACTACCTATACTTTTCAAAATAAATTTCAGGGATTAGGTTTCGGCTTAGGAGCAAATTATGTAGATGACAATTATTTTACAGTGGATAATACTTTCTATATGCCTTCATACATGATTTACAATGCTACTGTATTTTATGATCAGCCGAACTGGAGAGTTGGTGTAAAACTAAATAATGTAACCAACGAAAAATACTGGGATATTTGGGGAGCATCACAAGCTCCAACCAACCTTCTGGTAAATTTATCTCTAAAATTTTAA
- a CDS encoding PepSY-associated TM helix domain-containing protein, producing MTFKNFIKKVHLWLGLSSGLIVVILGITGCLYVFEEELRPIVHDYYYADQVKGKKLPVSRLIEIAKEANKNNPKQTLSGCKVINDDKRTVMIWFFEELDKDAIWYWNHYQSTYVYLDPYTGSVKKLEEYNFEFFVFVRMLHQTLCFNSKIGDPIVGTATIIFIISLFTGLVLWWPKNKSAAKQRFWFRWKDSTKWKRKNYDLHNILGFYAMIFALIIALTGLVWAFECYDKGVQWLFNGGQTIEKENKVIESDTLYYTHKRPVDKIYSTIKQLQPDAKSYFLFIPKVNDSLAIVGTFTKHESRFDDVAIQFDQYTAKVLKTTTYNDKNNGEKFRFINYDLHVGSILGFPGKILAFIASLICASLPITGFYIWWGRNNKKRKHQLN from the coding sequence ATGACATTTAAAAACTTTATAAAAAAAGTACATTTATGGCTGGGATTGTCATCAGGGTTAATTGTGGTCATACTAGGTATTACGGGTTGTCTATATGTTTTTGAAGAAGAATTACGCCCTATCGTTCATGACTATTATTATGCAGACCAGGTAAAAGGTAAAAAACTACCTGTTAGCCGGTTAATAGAAATTGCAAAAGAAGCCAACAAAAACAATCCTAAACAAACGCTTTCGGGATGCAAAGTAATAAATGATGATAAACGTACCGTAATGATATGGTTTTTTGAAGAACTGGATAAAGATGCCATTTGGTACTGGAATCATTATCAAAGCACTTACGTCTATTTGGATCCCTATACCGGAAGTGTGAAAAAACTTGAAGAATACAACTTTGAGTTTTTTGTTTTTGTACGAATGCTGCACCAAACGCTGTGTTTTAACAGCAAGATAGGCGATCCAATCGTGGGAACCGCGACCATAATATTCATTATTTCATTGTTCACAGGGTTGGTGCTTTGGTGGCCAAAAAACAAAAGTGCAGCCAAACAACGTTTTTGGTTTCGTTGGAAAGATAGCACCAAATGGAAACGTAAAAATTATGATTTGCATAACATATTGGGATTTTACGCGATGATATTTGCTTTAATCATAGCACTTACCGGATTAGTCTGGGCTTTTGAGTGTTATGACAAAGGAGTACAATGGCTATTTAACGGTGGCCAAACTATTGAAAAAGAAAATAAAGTCATCGAGTCAGATACCCTTTATTATACGCATAAAAGACCTGTGGATAAAATTTACAGTACTATAAAACAATTACAGCCCGATGCCAAGAGCTATTTCCTCTTCATTCCTAAAGTTAATGATTCATTGGCAATTGTTGGAACCTTTACCAAACACGAAAGCCGCTTTGACGATGTCGCCATTCAATTTGACCAATATACCGCCAAAGTTCTGAAAACAACAACTTACAATGATAAAAATAATGGAGAGAAGTTTAGATTCATCAATTATGATCTGCATGTAGGAAGCATTTTAGGATTCCCCGGAAAAATATTAGCTTTTATTGCCAGCCTGATTTGTGCCAGCCTTCCGATAACCGGATTCTATATCTGGTGGGGACGAAACAATAAGAAAAGAAAACATCAGCTTAATTAA
- a CDS encoding TonB-dependent receptor, whose product MKNSNKRILCFLLTIYSFLLFSFSAFAQQNHGKIKGTIATSDGDAAPGVNIILKNSKYTTVTNENGEFEFNRVRPNDYTLQVSLTGYETLEQEVTVSQNETASLSLQLKVSNKELKEVVINNNNKWTSKKTESVARMPIKNLENPQVYSLVTKELMAEQIITDYKQSLRNIPGAAVGHGNYSNGFTYTIMRGFWTGVRLRNGVASQGWNGIDPVVVERSEAIKGPSSTLFGSSLISFGGLINLVAKQPTENKMAQIDYTLGSYGLNRISADINMPLNKEKTILFRVNTAYHDEKTFMDWGFLKRFVIAPSLTYKVDERLTLSLQTEYLQAKSTLLPISDFSGTTFTNINQIPLRYDQSINSNDPVNAGGGTNVLVKAEYKISDKWKSTTISSLSHGFEDEFMAMIASWTDNSTITRTASSSLTDSRDFQFQQNFNGEFNIGSIKNRILFGLDLYSTNSEATGYVGGSEYSDVIDINQPYSPFSLEKAKAVREGLFRGTQITKGNTYGAYVSNVSNLTDKLLVMLSLRVDRFDNKGTSTLGGDYIGGYNQTALSPKLGIVYQPLKDQLSLFANYMNGFQNNSPFKQPDGNTENFKPSNGNQWEVGLKSELLQNRLSATISYYNIDLSNATRTDAQGFTRQDGKQRSKGVEVDITATPVRGLNIVAGCGFNDYQYILSDATSTVTESPLPANFVNFWISYKASNGFLKNFGLGGGFNYVGEAYSDNQYGQLTIPSYTLVDGTVFYDQPKWRLGLKVNNLLNDEMWGINNNPLNPRNVAANITLKL is encoded by the coding sequence ATGAAAAATTCTAATAAACGAATACTCTGTTTTTTATTGACAATTTATTCATTTTTACTTTTCTCTTTTAGTGCTTTTGCACAACAAAATCATGGAAAAATAAAAGGAACTATAGCTACATCTGATGGAGATGCTGCTCCGGGTGTCAACATTATTCTTAAAAATTCCAAGTACACTACAGTTACCAATGAAAATGGCGAATTTGAATTCAACAGAGTTAGGCCGAATGATTATACATTACAAGTTTCATTGACGGGTTATGAAACCTTAGAACAAGAAGTAACAGTTTCTCAAAATGAAACAGCTTCGTTAAGTTTACAACTAAAGGTTTCTAACAAGGAATTAAAAGAAGTTGTTATTAATAACAATAATAAATGGACCTCTAAAAAAACAGAATCTGTAGCCAGAATGCCTATCAAAAATTTAGAAAATCCTCAGGTATACAGTTTAGTAACCAAAGAATTGATGGCTGAACAGATTATTACAGATTATAAACAGTCATTGCGAAACATACCGGGTGCAGCAGTAGGACACGGTAATTATTCAAATGGTTTTACGTATACAATTATGCGTGGCTTTTGGACAGGTGTCCGTCTTCGTAACGGAGTTGCTTCTCAGGGATGGAATGGTATTGATCCGGTTGTTGTAGAAAGATCTGAAGCTATAAAAGGACCTTCATCGACTTTATTTGGATCAAGCCTGATTTCTTTTGGAGGACTGATTAATTTAGTTGCAAAACAGCCAACGGAAAATAAAATGGCACAGATAGATTATACTCTGGGCAGCTATGGCTTAAACCGAATCTCTGCAGATATTAATATGCCTCTGAATAAAGAAAAAACAATATTATTCAGAGTAAACACAGCTTATCATGACGAAAAAACTTTTATGGATTGGGGATTTTTAAAACGTTTTGTTATAGCGCCTTCCCTTACTTACAAAGTTGATGAACGCCTGACACTTAGTTTGCAGACAGAATATCTACAGGCAAAATCTACTCTCCTTCCTATTAGCGATTTTTCTGGTACAACATTTACAAATATCAATCAGATTCCTTTACGTTATGATCAGTCAATTAACAGTAATGATCCTGTAAATGCTGGCGGAGGAACAAATGTTCTCGTCAAAGCAGAATACAAGATATCAGACAAATGGAAATCAACAACTATCTCGTCTTTGAGCCATGGTTTTGAAGATGAATTTATGGCAATGATTGCAAGCTGGACAGATAATTCAACGATAACCCGAACTGCCTCAAGTTCACTTACAGATAGCAGGGATTTTCAATTCCAACAAAATTTTAACGGAGAATTTAATATAGGTTCCATAAAAAACCGCATATTGTTTGGTCTCGATCTTTACTCTACTAATTCTGAAGCCACTGGCTATGTAGGTGGTTCGGAATATTCAGATGTAATTGATATAAATCAGCCCTATTCACCATTTTCTTTAGAAAAAGCGAAAGCAGTTAGAGAAGGGCTCTTTAGGGGAACTCAAATTACAAAAGGGAACACTTACGGAGCTTATGTATCAAACGTTTCTAATCTTACCGATAAATTATTGGTAATGCTTAGTTTGCGTGTTGATCGATTCGACAACAAAGGAACTTCTACTTTGGGAGGTGACTATATCGGTGGCTATAACCAAACAGCCCTGTCTCCAAAACTGGGTATAGTCTATCAGCCTCTCAAAGATCAATTGAGTTTGTTTGCCAATTATATGAACGGCTTTCAAAATAACAGTCCCTTCAAACAGCCTGATGGGAATACGGAAAATTTTAAGCCTTCAAATGGAAATCAATGGGAAGTTGGACTTAAGTCAGAACTCCTTCAAAACCGTTTGAGCGCAACTATTAGTTATTATAATATTGACCTGAGCAATGCCACCCGTACAGATGCTCAGGGTTTTACCAGACAGGATGGAAAACAGCGAAGCAAAGGAGTAGAAGTTGATATAACAGCAACACCTGTAAGAGGACTAAATATTGTAGCCGGATGCGGATTTAATGATTATCAATATATATTGAGCGATGCAACTAGTACAGTAACTGAGAGCCCGCTACCCGCAAATTTTGTCAATTTCTGGATCAGTTATAAAGCCAGTAATGGTTTTCTTAAAAATTTTGGTCTTGGAGGAGGTTTCAATTATGTAGGCGAAGCCTATAGTGATAACCAATATGGCCAGCTAACCATTCCATCCTATACCCTTGTAGACGGAACCGTATTTTATGACCAGCCAAAATGGCGTTTAGGATTAAAAGTTAATAACCTTCTTAATGATGAAATGTGGGGAATCAATAACAATCCTTTAAACCCAAGAAATGTTGCTGCTAATATAACATTAAAGCTTTAA
- a CDS encoding TonB-dependent receptor, producing the protein MNHLNQRMLHFIFIICIFLISTTNSFSQNSGKLKGTITTSDGEPAAGINIVLKNTKYGTLTNDDGFFEFKKIKANTYTLQVSLTGYETLEQEITVSENKTSSVDFQLKVSNKELKEVTIYSNRAKLFPKQSNYVSKMPLKNIENPQVYNVVSADLLKEQAITNFDDALKNVPGIQKLWESTGSAGNGGSFYSLRGFQLQANIVNGLPGLTNGTLDPANIERIEVIKGPSGTLFGSSLICYGGLINTVTKTPFSGFGAEVSYLAGSFGLNRVAADVNTVVDESDNVLLRVNTAYQTENSFQDAGFRTSYFLAPVLSYKVNEKLSFLINTEFMQEEKTTPAMLFLGRSKYLQFANIEELNYNTKLSFTNNDLSVKNPKYNLQAQMNYKISEQWTSQTVLSKSSTKSKGYYSYLSDNEDGQGDFSIYITKENSFTTTTDIQQNFTGDFKIGKMRNRIVIGLDYFQKNLMYGGTGWNGVYKVTPQGEIRQYDDNNPYYLTSSSVDKLLSTTGTSNDNLRNSAYSIYASDVINITSKLIAMASLRIDYFDNEADITNDKDDYNQTALSPKFGLVYQPIEDKLALFANYMNGFKNVAPNNNNPSDPQTFEPEHANQLEFGIKANLLADKLHATVSFYDINVANLVTSNFNYSVQGGEARSKGFEFDLNASPAKGLNVIAGYSYNDSKVTKGDTDNVWLEEGKRPTYSGPENLLNLWATYKFNSGTLRDFGLGFGGNYASENAIVNSDILGKFILPSYAVINGSVFYATNKLRVALNLNNIANKQYFNGGWGTVNPQKPRNLVASFSYKL; encoded by the coding sequence ATGAACCATCTTAACCAAAGAATGCTGCATTTTATTTTTATAATCTGTATATTCTTAATTTCAACCACCAACTCTTTTTCACAAAATAGTGGAAAACTAAAAGGAACTATAACTACATCAGATGGAGAACCCGCAGCTGGTATAAACATAGTTCTTAAAAATACAAAATATGGTACTTTAACCAATGACGATGGTTTTTTTGAATTCAAGAAAATAAAGGCAAATACGTATACATTACAGGTATCGTTGACTGGATACGAAACGTTAGAACAAGAAATAACTGTTTCAGAAAATAAAACATCCTCTGTTGATTTTCAATTGAAAGTTTCGAATAAGGAACTAAAGGAAGTAACCATATATAGTAACAGAGCAAAACTTTTCCCAAAGCAAAGTAATTATGTTTCCAAAATGCCTCTTAAAAACATTGAAAATCCACAAGTTTATAATGTAGTATCAGCTGATTTACTAAAAGAACAAGCTATAACTAATTTCGATGATGCGCTGAAAAATGTTCCCGGAATTCAAAAATTATGGGAATCTACAGGTAGTGCCGGAAATGGCGGATCTTTTTATTCATTGCGAGGGTTTCAACTACAAGCAAATATTGTAAATGGATTACCTGGATTAACAAATGGTACTTTAGACCCTGCTAATATTGAAAGAATCGAAGTGATAAAAGGGCCGTCCGGAACTTTATTCGGAAGTAGTCTTATTTGCTATGGAGGGCTTATCAATACAGTAACCAAAACCCCTTTTTCCGGTTTTGGTGCAGAAGTATCTTATCTGGCAGGAAGTTTTGGACTTAACAGGGTTGCTGCCGATGTCAACACTGTTGTAGATGAATCTGATAATGTTTTACTCAGAGTTAATACCGCCTATCAAACAGAAAACAGTTTTCAGGATGCCGGTTTCCGTACTTCCTATTTTTTAGCTCCTGTCCTGTCTTATAAGGTTAATGAAAAATTATCTTTCCTGATTAATACCGAATTTATGCAGGAAGAAAAAACAACTCCTGCAATGTTATTTTTAGGAAGAAGCAAATACTTGCAATTTGCCAATATCGAAGAATTAAATTATAACACAAAGTTATCTTTTACCAACAATGATTTGTCTGTAAAAAACCCTAAATACAATTTGCAGGCCCAGATGAATTATAAAATATCGGAACAATGGACTTCACAAACAGTACTATCAAAAAGTTCGACAAAATCTAAAGGATATTACTCTTATCTTTCCGATAATGAAGATGGACAGGGAGATTTTTCTATTTACATTACAAAAGAGAATTCTTTCACGACCACAACTGATATTCAGCAAAATTTCACAGGCGATTTCAAAATTGGAAAAATGCGCAATAGAATTGTAATCGGACTTGATTATTTTCAAAAAAATTTAATGTACGGAGGCACGGGATGGAATGGCGTTTACAAAGTTACGCCTCAGGGAGAAATCAGACAATATGATGATAACAATCCATATTATCTAACTAGTTCATCTGTAGATAAATTACTATCAACTACCGGAACCAGCAATGATAATTTAAGAAACAGTGCGTATAGCATTTATGCTTCTGATGTAATTAATATAACCTCTAAATTGATTGCAATGGCAAGTTTGCGTATAGATTATTTTGATAATGAAGCTGACATTACTAACGACAAAGATGATTATAATCAAACGGCATTATCTCCAAAATTTGGATTAGTATATCAGCCAATTGAAGACAAGTTAGCCTTATTTGCCAATTACATGAATGGTTTCAAAAATGTCGCACCAAACAATAATAACCCATCTGATCCTCAGACTTTTGAACCAGAGCACGCTAATCAGTTAGAATTTGGTATAAAAGCAAATCTTTTAGCAGATAAATTACATGCAACTGTAAGTTTTTATGATATAAATGTTGCGAATCTGGTAACAAGTAATTTCAATTATAGTGTTCAGGGAGGAGAAGCCCGAAGCAAAGGATTTGAATTTGATTTGAATGCGTCACCAGCGAAAGGGTTGAATGTAATTGCAGGATATAGCTATAACGATAGTAAAGTTACAAAAGGGGACACAGATAATGTTTGGCTGGAAGAAGGTAAAAGACCAACCTATTCAGGACCTGAAAACTTACTAAACCTTTGGGCAACCTATAAATTTAACTCTGGAACCCTGAGAGATTTTGGTTTAGGTTTTGGAGGAAATTATGCGAGTGAAAATGCAATCGTAAATAGTGATATACTCGGTAAATTTATACTCCCATCCTATGCTGTTATAAACGGATCTGTTTTTTACGCAACAAACAAATTGAGAGTAGCTCTAAACCTAAATAATATTGCCAACAAACAATATTTTAATGGTGGATGGGGTACTGTAAATCCTCAAAAACCAAGAAATCTTGTGGCTAGTTTTAGCTATAAACTCTAA